In Styela clava chromosome 14, kaStyClav1.hap1.2, whole genome shotgun sequence, the following are encoded in one genomic region:
- the LOC120340502 gene encoding 6-pyruvoyl tetrahydrobiopterin synthase-like, giving the protein MGRKVYITRSVSICAAHRLHSSRLSDEENANVYGKCNHMHGHGHNYRIEVTLCGIPDEYGMVMNLTKLKKIMEDVIMKPMDHKFVDKDIEYFQTVPSTAENIAIYIWDEMKKRIKEGLLYEVRIRETDNNVAYYKGEES; this is encoded by the exons ATGGGAAGAAAAGTATACATCACAAG atCCGTATCAATATGTGCCGCACATCGACTGCATTCTTCTCGTTTAAGTGACGAAGAAAATGCAAATGTCTACGGCAAATGCAATCATATGCACGGACACGGACATAACTACAG AATTGAAGTCACATTATGTGGAATACCGGATGAATATGGAATGGTtatgaatttaacaaaattgaagaaaataatggAG GACGTCATAATGAAACCAATGGACCATAAATTTGTAGACAAAGACATAGAATACTTTCAAACGGTACCATCGACTGCAGAAAACATTGCAATTTACATATGGGATGAGATGAAGAAACGAATAAAAGAAGGGTTGCTTTATGAAGTGCGAATACGTGAAACGGACAACAACGTTGCCTATTATAAAGGAGAAGAATCTTAG